A genomic segment from Brevundimonas sp. SORGH_AS_0993 encodes:
- the recO gene encoding DNA repair protein RecO, which translates to MDFQEEAFVLSARAHGDTGAVVDLLTEGHGRRAAYVAGGASRRMRPFLQPGARVVADYRARTSDHLGAARLEPMGEGPSALFDDALALTGLAAAAAVAQGALPEREPHPGVFLAFEALMATFALPSVWPAIFVRFEAGLLDDLGFGLDLTKCAATGGVDDLIYVSPRTGRAVSRQAGAPYADKMLSLPPFMLGAQAGLVEGDVRAGFDLTGHFLEQFVFHPLDKSLPPARVWMLDKLGEAGRL; encoded by the coding sequence ATGGATTTTCAGGAAGAAGCCTTCGTCCTGTCGGCGCGGGCGCATGGCGACACCGGCGCCGTCGTCGATCTTCTGACGGAAGGCCATGGCCGTCGGGCGGCCTATGTGGCGGGCGGCGCCTCGCGCAGGATGCGGCCCTTTCTTCAGCCTGGCGCGCGGGTGGTCGCCGACTATCGCGCCCGCACCTCCGACCACCTCGGCGCGGCGCGACTGGAGCCGATGGGCGAGGGACCCAGCGCCCTGTTCGACGACGCCCTGGCCCTGACCGGCCTGGCCGCCGCCGCCGCCGTGGCCCAGGGCGCCCTGCCGGAACGCGAACCCCATCCGGGCGTCTTCCTGGCGTTCGAGGCGCTGATGGCCACCTTCGCCCTGCCGTCGGTCTGGCCCGCCATCTTCGTGCGGTTCGAGGCGGGCCTGCTGGACGACCTGGGCTTCGGCCTCGACCTGACCAAATGCGCGGCGACGGGCGGGGTCGATGATCTGATCTATGTCAGCCCCCGCACCGGCCGCGCCGTCAGCCGCCAGGCGGGCGCCCCCTATGCCGACAAGATGCTGAGCCTGCCGCCCTTCATGCTGGGCGCCCAGGCGGGGCTGGTGGAGGGCGACGTGCGCGCGGGCTTCGACCTGACCGGCCATTTCCTGGAACAGTTCGTCTTTCATCCGCTGGACAAGTCCCTGCCGCCCGCTCGCGTGTGGATGCTGGACAAGCTGGGCGAGGCCGGCCGGCTCTAG